AGGGTGATGTCACCGTCATGATGTTGACACAACAATGGATTATACCGTGACCCCTCAAAAACCACACGTTTTTGAGGAGTATATGTCAGATGTGGACCTGTCACCTGTTGCAGGCCCATCAACAATGCCTGATCCTGGCCCCTCACAATACGCAGAACGTCATCGTTCTGCAAAAAGAAAATTACTGCCTCGCATGCCAACGCCATTACCCAAGAAAAGAGCTGAAAGCACTGTCTCACAGCCTGTGCTTGACGCCCAAAACTCCGATGACACTCAAGACACTAACAACACTCAAGCCCCGTCAACAAATGGGAACAGAGAACCCAGGACTGAAAGTTCATCCCAGGAGGCTCCAGCCTCAGAAGATTTTTCCTGTACCTGCAAATGGTACAGGCTACCTGTATTCATTGAATACAGGTAGCCTAATTGGTCTTTTTCATTTGTTCCAGGGACATCGTTTTTTTTCTCAAAAGGAAGAATGacagtattttttttcaaaaaactATTGAATAAAAGGAATTTACccttgtttttatatttgttttccttgttatcCTTCAGTTCTTTGAAATGtgaacttgtttttttttattacttattttcacAAAATTAATTACAGTAAATATAATTCTCAAGGAACTTGGATTATTTTTATATCATTTGACTCTAAAATGGTTGTATTATCAAATTAATACTATTGCAGCTCAATAAAAGAAGTTCTTGTGTACAATTTCTATAGTTTTATACCGTGGGTCCGCGCGGACCCATGATACCTTTTACGTAACAAAAAAATAGCGATACCTATCTAGGGTTAAGGTTCGAATACCTACAGGTGGCGAAACCACTGGGAAGCCCTCTTTAAAGGTGTCCAGACCTTGAATACAAAGCATAAGCCGACTTACAATTGGAACCCATTTATTGCTAAGTAAACAGAGGTTTGGAGTTTTAAGTAAAAGTCGCCGTAGGGTTAGGTAAGTCAAGTTCATAAGGATATAAATTAATCAGCCCTGCAAAGTTAATTTCAGCTGGCTCACAAATTTAGATTAGCCATGCACTTCTCAAATAACTCGTTACCATAGCCCGCAACCTTGACTGCTGTGCAATATTCCATGAACATGTATCTGATCCATACGGTAATGTTGGCAAAATGATGCTATTACTTACGTCCCTCTTCACCTCCATGAAACATTAAAATCCTACCCAGTGCTTCTAAAACATTCCTACATTTTACATCCCCTGTCCTTGTTCCACCATCCACTTCTACATGCCTACATAACACTGTCCCCAGGCATATACTAAAAATCTTTATCAACCTAACTTTCCTGTTCACCTATCACTACCCCATTTTCGGTATTCATTATGCACTTCACCACTTTCTTCGTGGTGTTTTTACCCACCTCATGAGATAGAGCTCCTTATTACGAGTAAATTGAACCCCATATTGACAAGGCGCACTCTGTTTATAATGGCGACACAGAATTtttaaaatttaattgcatttttAGCGATCAGAAGTCGGCAGCGATACATCAACCCGCATCAAAGCCAGAGGGCacactgggttaggttaggttaagttgggttaggttaggttggttaggttaggttgggttaggttggttaggttaggtttggttgtctGTTCTGGACGAAACtaattttttctggtagatttgaCTTGTTTTAATTAATCTACTAGTTATTTTGGTGTAAATCACATTAGTTTCTGGGGGAATAAAAAAATTTGGTTGATTTGCGCCAAAAACAAGTGGTGGATTAATTAAAAACAAGCCAAAATCTACCGTAAAAATTAGTTTCGTCCAGAAAGAGGGTGTTGAAATACTTAATACTTACCTCTTTTTCTGTGACTGGCacattctccatttctccctaTTTAAGGCGTGCTGCACACATACACCTCTACCTAAACAGATGGAAGATACATTACCGAATGAACTAGGTGTATGAAATAGAAGATATAGTGGGGCTGGGAGAGGTAAGTTGTGCATAATAGGGGTAAATTATAACAAGGCGTCATCAATAATGATATATTTACAAACTCCTTATGTAACAAAAACTTTTGCTAATTACGATGACAATCCTGACATGCTCATTTTTAATAGGttgttttatcctttccctttggcCAGAGGCAAAGTACACATATCAGACACATTCCAGAATAACATTGTACATACAAGTACGTAGAGCCTGGGTTGAGATAATCCCGAAACCTCAAAAATAAATTTAAGTAAGAAACCACTCACTGACATGGGACTCAATACATAATACAAAAGCATCTACGACTTTTCCTTGACACTATCCTTTCCCTTTGGCCAGTGCCAAAACCACATATCAGACACATATCAGAATTACATACTACATACAAGTATACCCAGCTTTGGTTAATATAATAATCCTCAAACATTAAAGTAAACAGACCACTCAGTGGACATAGGATTCAATACATAAGACAAAAGCATCTACTTTTTTTACCTTGATACACTAGCATTGCTTTTAATACAAAGGGTTACTGAAAAATTTGTGGACTATGGTAGAAAGACATGAGATAGGTACACCTTTAACTTGACACATTTTTCGATCACACCTTAGACCTTAATACCTCAATAACTATGTTCATCGTCTATTCTACCTTCTGATAGTACTGGAACACTTACATCAGACTCAGACTTTGCAAGACTCTCCCCAATTATTAATCTTGCTTTTGAACTAGGCTTTTTTAAGCACATAcctatattttctcgttttctcttccttgtcgaaTACAACCGGTCTTGCTTAACACACTTTTTATTACCTGGCTCTGAAACAGTTGTCACATCCACAGGCCAGTTACTGTTGTTTGGTGGATAACTCGTGCCAGCATCTAATGTTGCAATTAACTTACACAACAAGCTATTAGCCGTTTTCAAAACTTGAAGGTCCTTACTTTCACTACATTTTGGGAGAAGCTGTAACATAATTTTGTTTTTCAATTGTTCCTGGTATTTCACAACTTGTCTATCATAGGTTTCCTCATTACTTACATCATGAATCATATTAATTTCTTCTGTTGACACCTTAGGTTTGGCTGAGTGTCTGCTGTGGGTTTTATTCAATCCATACCTAACACAAATATTATCTATATCCTTGTTTTCTAAGAAAGACATTCGATTACTGCCTGCTGACTCCCGCACTCTGTCCAAAATTATGTCATGTTCGATCCCTTGTGTAATCATACCTGGAAAGAAATATCTTActtagtaaagaaaaataagctataaaaatgtaaaacataCTGGCATTAGTTAAACTCAATCACTGTCTCTGATCATGCGTACAAGAAGTGTAGCTACATAGATTTAGAGGCAGTTATGATAATTAGATACTGAAAACAGGCCAGCTACCGCCTTGACTCATTCCTGCAAACTTAACTGTAATAGAAATGGAAATTATTATAGTAATTGTAATAAATTGGTATCTATATGGATGATGTTGTAAGTAGGGGCGTTTCTAGGATTCAAAAACATTCAGAGTCCCTGGTACCAGAAGATCAAGGAGAGGTGTGCTCCTATAGCCCAAAGTTACAACAGCAGCAAAGGTAAATAATCTAGCATGCAGAAATTACTGTAAATACTAATAAACAGACATGGGGCAATTACCTATGTTATGCAATTGATGACTATTataattacttcatattttcacaatTACGATTAAGAATACAATAAAATTAGATGTAATTGATTATGATTACAATTACTTGCTGTATTAATCATAATTACAGTCGTGATTATAGGAAGAGCTAAAAGGTGAACTTGCACATTTCATACTCGTTTACCATATTTACTAAATATGATATGAATAATATCAATTTATACTGTACCACAACATTTTGAAAGAAAGTGCCGAAATGCATGTGCAGTATTTATTAGTAATGTAGTACAATATTAATAGTTCATAAGGTACATACTCATACAATAGATTTCTAACTCTTGGCAAGTTGGAGGTCCACTGTCAGCACAGATAATGATTACCCCATGTCTGCTAATAAATGCACTATAATCATCATAAGCATAACAATGTACTGGGGCTTATGAGTTTGAGTGGTAGGTAAGGAAATACATGttgagataaaagaaaatttaCACTTACGCTTTGCAGATATGATGATTTCATCACAAGCTAAAACATAAGGCATTGTTAATATCTTCATATATACAGGAGTGAAGGGTTAAGCTATGACGCCAAAAAGGtgtcactgtatatatatatatatatatatatatatatatatatatatatatatatatatatatatatatatatatatatatatatatatatatatatatatataggtatccTCGATTACTGTGGTTTCTATTTACGCAATTTCACGTCAGCGTGGTGTCCAAAATCCCAACAAATGTttcatttacactttttttccccacttttaCGTGTTGGTCATAACCGGATTCCACAAGAAACCATCTCACCTCAAGTATAACATGACCTTTTTTTGCAAATGAAGCAAAAACGATCAAATGAGCATACATAAATTGCTTTTGTCATGGAATAACCTGAATTACAGGTTGGATTTCCAATACTCGGCACGCCTCTGGTCCAAGCCATGCCGAGTTTGGGAGATCCAACTTGTAACATATCTTGATAAAGCAAGAAAGTAAGCATGTGTCTTAACTCATGGGACAAcctatatatatactgttattttCTAGCTAGATAATTAATGTGCATTACAGACCTGCAATCTTATCCTGTTCACTCTTGGGAAGTGTCATGTGAACCTGGCTGTTAAAATCAAGGTTGTGATCACGATGGTCAGAGTAAAAGGTCACACaaatcttttcatccttcttcacaACTTCAATTGATGAGGTGCAGTAAAACCCCATCTTACAGGTACCTGTtagaattaaaatgaaaaaaaataaaataattaggtgtgtgagggaagaaCAAGGGGACTTAATTTTCTAGCCCATTACTGGTAACCCCACATTTTAGCACCTATAAAAAATAGTGTAAGGTTTATTACTGAGATTAATTAATCCATTTACATATACAAGATTATTTACCTTGGCTCTTTTCTGCACGACTCTTACTGGAAATCTTCGTTGACTGAACACCTGATCTTCGACAGTAGAATATCTGTTTGGTGCCATCACATGATTTCTTTGGTCCAGAATGAGCCGTGTAATTGACTCCAATGTCCAGTTCCATACAGTCTTTCCATCTCAAGAAATCTGTGGAGAATTAattgttttggtatttttttttactactgtcACCTACATAGACTTGCTCCTATattcccccactctggctttcatttccctCATACAACGATCCAAATACATTAaacagccatggtgacatcacacatcccTGCTTTACTTCCACTCTTATGTCGAATCTCTGACTAAGCTTTCCATCCACCCTCAAACATGAACGTGTCCTTCTATAAAATGTCTTAATTGCCTCCAAAAACTATCCTCCTATATCATATATTCTTAGAACATTCCATAGACTCAGATCAGACTCGATCAGTAATCTCCCAAAAACTTTCCCAGGTACACTGAACTTTATAGTCCCTCTATAGCTATTGCACTCACTCACTACCTTTACCCTTGTAGAAATGCACAATTattgccttccttcattcccacgGAACTTTTTTCTGCCTCCACACAAGTTTACACATATATGATGTCCACCCTACCACTACATCTCCATAGAAAAAATTATGGGGCTAATCCATACATACCTGCAGTTTTACCACATTTCTATCCTAGATATTGTTTTCTCTACTAATGCACTATCAACTTCTTTCTGCACACAAGCGGGCTTTCCACCTGCTCCCATACCCATATTTGATACAGTAGCTTCCCCAattgtcttcttcctcattaGACGTTTAAAATTAATTATCTGTACTGCAGTCACATCTATTTTACCACCTACAAGCCTACCATCCACTATCATACTTTTACTGTTCCACAAAGGATCTGCTGAGAGAGGAGTGTTGAAGCCCGGGGCCGGCCTAAACTACCCCCTGGATGTGTCCCTGTTTAATATTAACATGACTAATATTATCATAAAAACTTGGTAGAGGGCCATAGGCCTACAAAATATACCAATTGATGTTTTTACGTGTGACACTCTGCCCAGCAACAATCATCAGATAAGGGACATGTCATGTTTTGTGGAGGACAGGGCAACTTAACTTGGATTTTCATAGGACTAGACAAGTAAAGACGATATCAAGTCAATTTTGTGACTGCACAAAATTTGCCTGTTataaaactaatataaaaaacgtattttaatatgtatttgaaaAAAGTATACCAAATACCTTGACAAAATTTATTTAAATACTGTAAAATTTTTGTATTTGAAAATAAAATTTTCAAATACAAAATGTATTTAAATGCTTTTAAAATACAATACTGCCCATCTCTGGTCATAACTCATATGAGGATAATGCCAACTCAGTTTGTCAGTTTTCTTAAATTATGAATAGCTACTTTAACTAACCACATTTCCTTAACCAATGCAGCTTACCTTCCTCAGAAGTAAACTCATGctgagctttgtgaatctcaatgtCATGGACTAAAGAAAGGTGTTCCCTGTAAGCAGTAAGGGTAGCAAAAGTCACATTGCATTCTGTACATTGCACAATAGTTGGGCCATCTGAATGGGATACAGGGCCAGGGTTCACACCATGCTGTCGACGTTCATGAGCTCGTTTGTTACAGGAGGTGGAAAAAACTTTATTACAGTAAGTGCACACTTTTGAAGCATCAGGAACTGTTATCTCTGCCACTTCATAGTTGTCTGTGGTGTTTACACCATGAACtttcttttcatgtcttttcCTGCTCCAGTCTTTGGTGAAGTCTTTGTTGCAGAAATTACACTTCACGAATACATGAGCGTGAGGATTCATAACAGTACTACTTTGACTGTGATTATCCAGTCCTGCCATTGTTAAGtcaatgttcttcttcttcttggagtTTTGGTGTGGCTGTGCAGGCTGTGacaccacagcctctagagcccaaAGATGGAGTAAGCGGGTACAGCTTCAGGTTACATGTGGACCTTTGTTGTAGATGGCTGGACTTTGTAAGAAGGTCCTGGTAAGGTTGACTGCTTTGGAAGCCAGGCTGGGAGCAGTAGAACCATCCAACAGGTCAACTAATGTGGATCTGTTGTGCAAACGCTACGGGTGGCGAAACCTCtgtaaaggtaggtaggtagaggtaATAGGCCTGTAGACTACACATTAAATTGCACTACCATAGGGAGGTCATATAGTGTGAGGGACTTGGGACTTCAAGTGAGTAGTGACCTACGCCCCAAGGAATAGTGTATTATAGCTAAAAATAAGGCCAAGATACTGGGTAAAAGGAATTAATAAAGGaaacactgataaaaaaaaaaaggtaataagaaTTAGTAGCCAGGACAGGACTAGTGGTACCTAATGGGTATAAGCTGGAAAAACTTAGATGCAGGACACACATAGGTAGATAGTGGTTCACAGACAGTGGTGAACGACTGGAATTTGTTAAGTAAACATGTACGAAGTGCTGAGTCACTAGGTAGGTACCTTCCTTTAAAAGTCGCGGTAATTGTTTATAATAAGTCCGCGTCCCCATTCTCTACCCACAcccccccaatccctccagcaaacttggggaactgtggggaatcggggtttttggggggggaggcatATATGagtgataacctaacctaaccggggggctgcgcacccctggaccccccccgacaggttgctaacctaacctaacctaacctaacctaacctaacctaaccggggggctgcgcccccctggaccccccccgacgggttgctaacctaacctaacctaacctaacctaaccggg
This genomic interval from Eriocheir sinensis breed Jianghai 21 chromosome 41, ASM2467909v1, whole genome shotgun sequence contains the following:
- the LOC127009731 gene encoding uncharacterized protein LOC127009731 isoform X3 — its product is MELDIGVNYTAHSGPKKSCDGTKQIFYCRRSGVQSTKISSKSRAEKSQGTCKMGFYCTSSIEVVKKDEKICVTFYSDHRDHNLDFNSQVHMTLPKSEQDKIAACDEIIISAKRMITQGIEHDIILDRVRESAGSNRMSFLENKDIDNICVRYGLNKTHSRHSAKPKVSTEEINMIHDVSNEETYDRQVVKYQEQLKNKIMLQLLPKCSESKDLQVLKTANSLLCKLIATLDAGTSYPPNNSNWPVDVTTVSEPGNKKCVKQDRLYSTRKRKRENIGMCLKKPSSKARLIIGESLAKSESDVSVPVLSEGRIDDEHSY
- the LOC127009731 gene encoding uncharacterized protein LOC127009731 isoform X1, yielding MAGLDNHSQSSTVMNPHAHVFVKCNFCNKDFTKDWSRKRHEKKVHGVNTTDNYEVAEITVPDASKVCTYCNKVFSTSCNKRAHERRQHGVNPGPVSHSDGPTIVQCTECNVTFATLTAYREHLSLVHDIEIHKAQHEFTSEEDFLRWKDCMELDIGVNYTAHSGPKKSCDGTKQIFYCRRSGVQSTKISSKSRAEKSQGTCKMGFYCTSSIEVVKKDEKICVTFYSDHRDHNLDFNSQVHMTLPKSEQDKIAACDEIIISAKRMITQGIEHDIILDRVRESAGSNRMSFLENKDIDNICVRYGLNKTHSRHSAKPKVSTEEINMIHDVSNEETYDRQVVKYQEQLKNKIMLQLLPKCSESKDLQVLKTANSLLCKLIATLDAGTSYPPNNSNWPVDVTTVSEPGNKKCVKQDRLYSTRKRKRENIGMCLKKPSSKARLIIGESLAKSESDVSVPVLSEGRIDDEHSY
- the LOC127009731 gene encoding uncharacterized protein LOC127009731 isoform X2, translating into MAGLDNHSQSSTVMNPHAHVFVKCNFCNKDFTKDWSRKRHEKKVHGVNTTDNYEVAEITVPDASKVCTYCNKVFSTSCNKRAHERRQHGVNPGPVSHSDGPTIVQCTECNVTFATLTAYREHLSLVHDIEIHKAQHEFTSEEDFLRWKDCMELDIGVNYTAHSGPKKSCDGTKQIFYCRRSGVQSTKISSKSRAEKSQGTCKMGFYCTSSIEVVKKDEKICVTFYSDHRDHNLDFNSQVHMTLPKSEQDKIAGMITQGIEHDIILDRVRESAGSNRMSFLENKDIDNICVRYGLNKTHSRHSAKPKVSTEEINMIHDVSNEETYDRQVVKYQEQLKNKIMLQLLPKCSESKDLQVLKTANSLLCKLIATLDAGTSYPPNNSNWPVDVTTVSEPGNKKCVKQDRLYSTRKRKRENIGMCLKKPSSKARLIIGESLAKSESDVSVPVLSEGRIDDEHSY